In the genome of Daucus carota subsp. sativus chromosome 9, DH1 v3.0, whole genome shotgun sequence, the window GAAAACATGCCATAAAACAACCAACATGCAATTCATCATCGTCACAATAATACGAggatatacataaaatataggAAAATGTCGTATATAAGGAACAAAAATTACATATGAAAGATTTACCTAATTTGTGTCCATGTTCTGAGGACCGCCACAACCTGAATCCCCGCCACCATTACCACTTGAATCATTCTCACCTCCAGAAGCATCAGTACCCCTAGCCCGATTCTCATAATCAGGATCATCAGTAGGCAACTCGTACCTACAAACAGGGCAAGAATTATGCAATTCCAACCATGGCAACAAACACTCAGAATGATACACATGCTTACAAGGCATCTGCTTGACAACCATATCCTTCTCAAAATCATCATGACACACAGCGCACTGCGCCGAATAAGAccccaaaagcttatcatcaaCCACAACATCAGGAAGCCCCTCCACAGCAGTTCTCGAAGCAGGCGGGGTCCCATATTGTTCCGGGTCATCTTCAGCCAGCTGCTCAAGCCCTTCTCCCATAAAATAATCATCACCCATATTGGCAGGGAAACCCTCACCACCATAAGGATGATTGTCAAACACAAACTGAGTATTGGCCCCACCAGCCCTCAAATTCCACATATAGTTCTGAAAAAAAGCAAACGGGTCAACCGGGTAAGGATTAGGGTTCTGCGTCGGGTCATCAATTTCCTCAATAAACCCATCTTGACAATTGGGGCAGCGAGGAATAGTGTTGGGCCTGAGACGGATGGCCACGTCGAAGTCGCATTGGTGGCAGAAATAGAATTGCCAAGGAATTTCGGCGGAGGTCATAGTTTTCAAGCGAGAGATACAGAGACAGAAGTTGTGTGTCGGCGGAACTAAAACCCTAAATGTTGGGCTCGTTTCAAATATATAGGGGACGTGTCAGGTTTGTATTATTAgtaaattttgttttgtaaCTTGTATTTTATTTACTAATTCACCACCTGGTTtagcttatttattaatttttctcttttttcctTACTTTCACTCAtgacaatataaataaaataattagaaaactCTATAcgaaattataataattgaatATAGATATAGTTTGTAACCTGATATGAAGTTACCGCTTTTATTCTAATtactaaaattttcatattataattaaatataataataaaataaatgtttacGGTTGGATTTTCACTAAAAATTGATTGtactttaataaaaatataatatcctaGATTGTACGTATAAAATCATTTCAAAGTCgataaaatagatattttttgctatttttttCTATGTTTATTAGGTTTTTTAGCACCGTAACTAGGTATTTTAGGtatgataagaaaatttaatatatattatagataatttgaaaataacaattattataatatacatatttaaaggGTATTTTCATAAATACTCAAGTGCGAAATTTTTTTCgctaaaatattgttatttttttaaaatatttgtataaagaacaatcttttaaataaagattacaaaaatactattttATTGGGAAAAAGTTGTCATACTAAAGTTACAATATGTACAATTACTcgaaatcatatatatacataaacgcAAATGGAAATACTGATATCACAAAAAGCAACTATTAACTGTAATATGAACTAAAAACAACTAGACTTTTGTATCAAActtctttctttctctctctaacaA includes:
- the LOC135149658 gene encoding E3 ubiquitin-protein ligase RING1-like, whose amino-acid sequence is MTSAEIPWQFYFCHQCDFDVAIRLRPNTIPRCPNCQDGFIEEIDDPTQNPNPYPVDPFAFFQNYMWNLRAGGANTQFVFDNHPYGGEGFPANMGDDYFMGEGLEQLAEDDPEQYGTPPASRTAVEGLPDVVVDDKLLGSYSAQCAVCHDDFEKDMVVKQMPCKHVYHSECLLPWLELHNSCPVCRYELPTDDPDYENRARGTDASGGENDSSGNGGGDSGCGGPQNMDTN